The following coding sequences lie in one Cyanobacterium sp. Dongsha4 genomic window:
- a CDS encoding nucleotide exchange factor GrpE produces the protein MEQYQENLQLSLQQRDKLLTEITQLLKSKTKLEQTVKIQQQENEAENEALYSELLDIFDSLEFLINYLDSNLQEENFNPKAFKRLPKFVGSMQEKLLTILSRREVEKIDFNGVTPDFSICKVVDREIREDIPEQTITKIVRQGFKIKEKVLRYVEVITAK, from the coding sequence ATGGAACAATATCAAGAAAACTTACAGCTATCCTTACAACAAAGAGATAAATTATTAACTGAAATAACTCAATTATTGAAAAGCAAGACAAAATTAGAGCAAACTGTCAAAATCCAGCAACAGGAAAACGAAGCAGAAAATGAGGCTTTATATAGTGAATTATTGGATATATTTGATAGTTTAGAGTTTTTAATTAATTATTTAGATAGTAATTTGCAAGAAGAAAACTTTAACCCCAAAGCCTTTAAAAGATTGCCTAAATTTGTCGGCAGTATGCAAGAAAAGTTATTAACTATTTTATCCCGTAGAGAAGTAGAAAAAATCGATTTTAATGGGGTGACTCCTGATTTTAGTATCTGTAAAGTGGTAGATAGAGAAATTCGGGAAGATATACCAGAACAAACTATCACAAAAATTGTCCGTCAAGGTTTCAAAATTAAAGAAAAAGTATTGCGTTATGTAGAGGTGATAACAGCTAAATAG
- a CDS encoding alpha-D-glucose phosphate-specific phosphoglucomutase: protein MSIKTVSTQPFLDQKPGTSGLRKSVQVFQKPHYLENFIQSIFDSLENLQGQTLVLGGDGRYYNRQAIQTILKMAAANGVGRILVGCNGILSTPAASCVIRGNGAYGGIILSASHNPGGIDGDFGVKYNISNGGPAPEKVTEAIFARTQVIDQYQILESADINLDHIGSFKLGTMEVEVIDPVKPYLELMESLFDFDLLHKCLTSGNFTMCMDSLHAVTGPYAKAIFENRLGAPEGTVINGEPLEDFGGGHPDPNLVYAKTLVDKLFGNNAPDFGAASDGDGDRNMILGRNFFVNPSDSLAILTANAHLVPGYKDGLKGVARSMPTSGAVDRVAEKLGIDCYETPTGWKFFGNLLDAEKATLCGEESFGTGSNHVREKDGLWAVLFWLNIVAVRGESVEQIVKSHWQEYGRNFYSRHDYEEVASDGAKALVDHVYSQFDNLKGKQFGQYTVAYADDFSYTDPVDGSVSKNQGLRIGFTDGSRIIFRLSGTGTKGATLRVYLESYEADVSKHDLDTQVALRELIDIAEEIAQIKKFTNRNQPTVIT, encoded by the coding sequence ATGAGTATCAAAACAGTTTCTACTCAACCTTTTTTAGATCAAAAACCCGGTACTTCTGGTTTAAGAAAATCAGTACAGGTATTTCAAAAACCTCATTATTTAGAAAATTTCATTCAGTCTATTTTTGACAGTTTAGAAAATTTACAGGGTCAAACTCTTGTTTTGGGTGGAGATGGTCGCTATTATAATCGTCAAGCGATTCAAACCATTCTCAAAATGGCGGCGGCGAATGGTGTGGGTAGAATTTTAGTTGGTTGTAACGGTATTTTATCCACCCCTGCGGCTTCTTGTGTAATTCGTGGCAATGGTGCTTATGGGGGAATTATTCTTTCTGCGTCTCATAACCCCGGCGGTATTGATGGGGATTTTGGGGTTAAATATAACATTAGCAATGGTGGCCCCGCTCCGGAAAAAGTCACTGAGGCAATTTTTGCTCGTACTCAAGTTATAGATCAATATCAGATTTTAGAATCGGCAGACATTAACTTAGATCATATTGGCTCTTTTAAATTAGGCACAATGGAAGTGGAAGTTATTGATCCTGTTAAGCCTTATTTAGAGTTAATGGAGTCTTTATTTGACTTTGACTTATTACACAAATGTCTCACCAGTGGTAATTTTACCATGTGTATGGATTCTCTCCATGCGGTAACAGGTCCTTACGCTAAGGCAATTTTTGAGAATAGACTCGGTGCGCCAGAAGGCACAGTTATTAATGGTGAACCTTTGGAGGATTTTGGAGGAGGACATCCTGATCCTAATTTAGTTTATGCAAAAACCTTAGTTGATAAGCTCTTTGGCAATAATGCCCCTGATTTTGGTGCGGCTTCTGATGGAGATGGCGATCGCAATATGATTTTAGGTCGTAATTTCTTTGTTAATCCTAGTGATAGTTTAGCTATTTTAACCGCCAATGCCCATTTAGTGCCGGGTTATAAAGATGGTTTAAAAGGCGTAGCGCGATCGATGCCTACCAGTGGTGCGGTGGATAGAGTAGCAGAAAAACTAGGAATTGACTGTTATGAAACCCCTACAGGTTGGAAGTTTTTTGGGAACTTACTAGATGCAGAAAAGGCAACCCTTTGCGGAGAAGAAAGTTTTGGTACTGGTTCAAACCATGTGCGGGAAAAAGATGGTTTATGGGCGGTGCTTTTCTGGTTAAATATCGTTGCTGTCAGAGGAGAATCTGTTGAACAGATAGTAAAATCTCATTGGCAAGAATACGGACGCAATTTTTATTCTCGTCATGACTATGAAGAAGTAGCTTCCGATGGTGCAAAAGCCTTAGTAGATCATGTATATAGCCAGTTTGATAATTTGAAAGGTAAGCAATTTGGACAATATACCGTTGCCTATGCCGATGATTTCAGCTACACTGATCCAGTTGATGGAAGTGTCAGCAAAAATCAAGGGTTGCGAATCGGCTTTACTGATGGTTCAAGAATTATATTCCGTCTCTCTGGCACAGGTACAAAAGGAGCAACTTTAAGGGTATATTTAGAAAGTTATGAAGCCGATGTTAGTAAACATGATCTTGATACACAAGTGGCTTTAAGAGAATTAATTGACATTGCAGAGGAAATCGCCCAAATTAAGAAATTCACTAACAGAAATCAGCCCACTGTTATCACCTAG
- the ndhD1 gene encoding photosynthetic/respiratory NAD(P)H-quinone oxidoreductase subunit D1 has product MDLINFPWLTTIILFPIVASLFVFVIPDKDGKTVRWYALTVGLIDFVLIVYAFYQGYDLSNPNLQLVESYTWIPDIDLKWSVGADGLSMPLIILTGFITTLAIMAAWPVSFKPKLFYFLMLAMYGGQIAVFAVQDMLLFFLVWELELVPVYLILSIWGGKKRLYAATKFILYTAGGSLFILVAALTMAFYGDTVTFDMSAIASKDFGLNLQLLLYGGFLIAYGVKLPIFPLHTWLPDAHGEATAPAHMLLAGILLKMGGYALIRMNAGMLPDAHAVFAPILIILGVVNIIYAAFTSFAQRNLKRKIAYSSISHMGFVLIGIASFTDIGLSGAMLQMISHGLIGASLFFMVGATYDRTHTLMLDEMGGVGQKMKKIFAMWTTCSLASLALPGMSGFVAELMVFIGFATSDAYNLTFKVIMVSLAAVGVILTPIYLLSMLREMLYGPENEELVSHTNLIDAEPREVFIIACLLIPIIGIGLYPKIVTQIYDATTNQLTALLRQSVPSLQETKTAQNQSQWVALKAPDIN; this is encoded by the coding sequence ATGGATTTAATAAATTTTCCTTGGCTAACAACTATTATTCTTTTCCCCATAGTTGCCTCGCTATTTGTATTTGTTATTCCCGATAAAGACGGCAAAACCGTTAGGTGGTACGCCTTGACAGTGGGATTAATTGATTTTGTCCTCATTGTCTATGCTTTTTATCAAGGTTATGACTTAAGCAATCCTAATTTACAACTGGTAGAAAGTTATACTTGGATTCCTGACATTGACTTAAAATGGTCTGTAGGGGCGGATGGTTTATCTATGCCCTTAATTATTCTGACAGGATTTATCACCACTTTGGCGATTATGGCGGCGTGGCCTGTCTCTTTCAAGCCAAAATTGTTTTATTTTCTGATGTTGGCAATGTATGGCGGGCAGATTGCTGTCTTTGCTGTGCAGGATATGTTACTTTTCTTTTTGGTCTGGGAATTGGAATTAGTCCCTGTTTATCTAATCCTATCTATATGGGGCGGTAAGAAGCGTTTATATGCGGCGACCAAATTTATCCTTTATACTGCAGGAGGCTCTTTATTTATCCTTGTGGCGGCTTTAACCATGGCTTTTTATGGCGATACCGTTACTTTTGATATGAGTGCGATCGCATCCAAGGATTTTGGTTTAAATTTACAACTGTTACTTTACGGAGGTTTTTTAATTGCCTACGGAGTAAAATTACCGATATTCCCCCTTCACACATGGTTGCCCGATGCTCACGGAGAAGCTACCGCCCCCGCTCATATGCTACTAGCAGGTATTCTCTTAAAAATGGGCGGTTATGCCCTAATTAGGATGAATGCAGGAATGTTACCTGATGCGCACGCAGTATTTGCACCGATTCTAATTATCTTGGGGGTAGTGAATATTATTTATGCCGCCTTTACTTCCTTTGCTCAACGAAATCTAAAAAGAAAAATCGCCTATTCCTCTATCTCTCACATGGGATTTGTGTTAATTGGTATCGCTTCTTTCACTGACATTGGTTTAAGTGGTGCTATGTTACAGATGATTTCCCATGGTTTAATTGGGGCAAGTTTATTCTTTATGGTGGGAGCAACCTACGATCGCACCCATACCCTTATGTTAGACGAAATGGGGGGAGTGGGACAGAAAATGAAAAAAATCTTTGCTATGTGGACAACTTGTTCCCTTGCATCCCTTGCATTACCCGGTATGAGCGGTTTTGTAGCAGAATTAATGGTATTTATCGGCTTTGCCACCAGCGATGCTTATAACCTCACGTTTAAAGTAATTATGGTTTCATTGGCGGCGGTGGGTGTAATTCTAACTCCCATTTATCTCTTATCTATGCTTAGAGAAATGCTTTATGGGCCAGAAAATGAAGAGTTGGTATCCCATACAAACTTAATCGATGCTGAACCAAGAGAAGTATTTATCATTGCTTGTCTCTTAATTCCTATTATCGGTATTGGATTATATCCCAAAATAGTTACACAAATTTATGATGCCACAACCAATCAATTAACTGCCTTACTACGTCAGTCTGTACCGAGTTTGCAGGAAACCAAAACCGCTCAGAATCAATCCCAATGGGTAGCGTTAAAAGCCCCAGACATCAATTAA
- a CDS encoding pitrilysin family protein: MILLTQPTISPQRQYNLDLNVIPFNNGLTLIHQQIPSSQVVVADVWVNAGVTSEPESWSGISHFLEHMIFKGTKNILPGDFDYVVENSGGCANAATSYDYTHFFLTTAPQYLPKTLPYLAEILLQAEIPEDEFYIERDVVLEEIRSSYDDYDWIILQTVATILYQHHPYRRSVLGEEPLLLENTPNRMRCYHRTHYQPENMNIVLVGNIDRRSATSLVERYFQDFSIRSECPTVNFDSEPPLVDIRREKLYLPRLENPRQVMAWAGPGIENLEGAIALDLLSIILAGGRTSRLVRKLKDELGLVFDICCHFSLQKHSSLFTVTAYLSGNHNPRVEELIRQEISRLHQEAITENELKNCQRILCHDYIFSTETPEQLSALYGYYQILDKANLALQYPHVVKNLTAEKLQGYARQYLSPEYYAICDAYPC; this comes from the coding sequence ATGATTTTGCTAACACAACCCACAATTTCCCCTCAGCGTCAGTATAATCTTGATTTGAATGTGATTCCATTTAACAATGGACTGACTCTAATTCATCAACAAATACCCTCGAGTCAAGTGGTTGTTGCCGATGTTTGGGTGAATGCGGGAGTAACCTCAGAACCAGAATCATGGTCTGGGATTTCTCATTTTTTAGAACATATGATCTTTAAGGGAACAAAAAATATTTTACCAGGAGATTTTGATTATGTAGTGGAGAATAGTGGCGGTTGTGCTAATGCAGCAACAAGTTACGATTATACTCATTTCTTTTTAACCACTGCCCCTCAATATTTACCAAAAACCTTACCTTACTTGGCAGAAATTCTTTTACAGGCGGAAATCCCTGAAGATGAGTTTTATATCGAGAGAGATGTCGTTTTAGAGGAAATTCGCTCTAGTTATGATGATTATGACTGGATTATCTTGCAAACGGTAGCAACTATTCTTTATCAACATCACCCCTATCGTCGTTCAGTTTTAGGGGAAGAACCTTTATTATTAGAAAATACCCCCAATCGTATGCGTTGTTATCATCGCACCCACTATCAACCAGAAAATATGAATATCGTTTTGGTGGGAAATATTGATCGTCGTTCGGCTACATCCCTTGTAGAAAGATACTTCCAAGATTTTTCTATAAGATCAGAATGTCCTACCGTTAATTTTGACAGTGAGCCTCCCTTGGTGGATATTCGCCGTGAAAAACTATACTTACCACGTTTAGAAAATCCTCGACAAGTCATGGCATGGGCAGGCCCCGGTATTGAAAATTTAGAGGGTGCGATCGCACTTGATTTATTATCCATCATCTTAGCAGGAGGAAGAACATCTCGCCTAGTCAGAAAACTTAAAGATGAATTGGGATTAGTATTTGATATTTGTTGCCATTTCTCCCTGCAAAAACATTCTAGTTTATTCACTGTAACCGCTTATTTATCAGGGAATCATAATCCGAGGGTTGAAGAATTAATCAGACAGGAAATTTCTCGCTTACACCAAGAAGCAATTACAGAAAACGAGCTAAAAAATTGTCAGAGGATTTTATGTCATGACTATATATTCTCTACTGAAACACCAGAACAATTGTCCGCTTTATATGGTTATTATCAAATTTTAGATAAGGCGAATTTAGCTCTTCAATATCCCCATGTTGTCAAGAATTTAACCGCAGAGAAGTTGCAGGGGTATGCACGTCAATATCTTTCTCCCGAATATTATGCTATCTGTGACGCTTATCCTTGTTAA
- the cofG gene encoding 7,8-didemethyl-8-hydroxy-5-deazariboflavin synthase subunit CofG: MAKIITYSPAYTLVPTYECFNRCSYCNFRTNPFQSPWLELETAKQILTSLEHQGIIEILILSGEIHPLSPRRKLWIERIYDLAKLALSMGFLPHTNAGVLSYEEMVLLKEVNVSLGLMVEQISPKLLDDVHKHAPTKIPQLRLQQLQWAGELKIPFTTGILMGLGESKQDRKDSLDAIALLHRQYGHIQEVILQPYQPGKKDAFQGKPLNDEEILEVIALAREILPKDIALQIPPNLLKNSQLILKSLELGVTDLGGIVPKDEVNPDYHHQKIDLLRQELLQQGYQLKPRLPVYPQYYSWLSDSLQFSLSQKIS; this comes from the coding sequence ATGGCAAAGATAATCACTTATAGTCCAGCCTACACCCTTGTTCCTACTTATGAATGTTTTAATCGTTGCAGTTATTGCAATTTTCGTACAAACCCCTTTCAAAGCCCTTGGTTAGAATTAGAAACCGCAAAACAAATTTTAACTTCTTTAGAACATCAAGGAATTATAGAAATATTGATCTTAAGCGGTGAAATTCATCCTCTATCCCCTCGTCGAAAGTTATGGATAGAAAGAATCTATGATTTAGCCAAATTAGCTTTATCTATGGGATTTTTACCCCATACTAATGCAGGTGTGTTGAGTTATGAGGAAATGGTTTTACTGAAGGAAGTCAATGTTTCTCTTGGTTTAATGGTAGAGCAAATTAGTCCTAAACTGTTAGATGATGTTCATAAACACGCACCTACCAAAATACCCCAACTAAGGTTACAACAACTACAATGGGCAGGAGAGCTAAAAATTCCTTTCACCACAGGCATTTTAATGGGTCTAGGAGAGTCCAAACAAGACCGTAAAGATAGTTTAGATGCGATCGCACTTTTACATCGACAATATGGGCATATTCAAGAAGTGATATTACAACCCTACCAACCGGGGAAAAAAGACGCATTTCAAGGAAAGCCCCTTAATGATGAAGAAATATTGGAGGTTATCGCCCTAGCAAGGGAAATTTTACCTAAAGATATAGCTTTACAAATACCGCCAAACCTACTTAAAAATAGCCAATTAATTCTCAAATCTTTGGAATTAGGAGTAACAGATTTAGGGGGAATTGTGCCAAAAGATGAGGTAAACCCAGACTATCATCATCAAAAAATTGATTTACTCCGACAGGAATTATTACAACAAGGTTATCAACTAAAACCACGTTTGCCAGTATATCCCCAATATTATTCATGGTTATCCGACTCCCTTCAATTCTCTCTCTCTCAAAAAATATCCTAG
- a CDS encoding ATP-binding protein, whose protein sequence is MVDLETVLSDLKAKEGIIPNPFDDVTYGNFWFEKHHQENVDSIHQPAFEQIEYQLQLLIKDKFRQTKTILLTGDAGCGKSHLLGRLKDKLNSSAYFVYIQPIEDYHYFWRHTLQYTVSSLMQIPEGEKESQLKLWLKGLPVLNSANWLDKLLGEKTAFIRHLKNSYPAGIVEAKKFFTALYQLTTDNYDLACEWLAGEDLDEEDLQILGLNKSIDNEKLARGILSNFGRITDASKPIIICFDQIERAFSNVFNANTIFHNERLVNFLVLISITQENWQTYKRTMVQSDLARINKNIFLDDITIAEAEKLWINRLKPLHLQCHPQPNSAIYPLEKKILADNALGERINLRNALNLGGKFFAEYIDKIKKIPPPPPNKKRPDFLNKWEQVFAENQQETQKLSIILDYSDEEFLEMFRYVLECLGVENINFQFLSGKNLSKGFTFTCPKTGMKKGFIINNTRSGNSFTAFMKQCEEVINKNRCQQLILIRNVDTPKTGKGAEIYQTLFQPVSKKCIHHKLNLEDLHYLFTYKKLYKYSISGDLNVNFKPILRQELLSDMLRYKILNNCSILKSLGLVKHSPEINIFEKKLINLLQHKNATSFPEIHDNIKEDIDFCDCFIPPYFFRNIILSLYKNKSIINIVNPKDTYTQWNISLLN, encoded by the coding sequence ATGGTAGATTTAGAAACAGTATTATCAGATTTAAAAGCAAAAGAAGGAATAATTCCTAATCCTTTTGATGATGTAACTTACGGTAACTTCTGGTTTGAAAAGCATCATCAAGAAAACGTTGATTCCATTCATCAACCAGCATTTGAGCAAATAGAATATCAATTACAATTGCTTATTAAGGATAAATTTCGGCAAACCAAAACAATTTTATTAACAGGGGATGCAGGGTGTGGAAAAAGTCATTTATTAGGACGTTTAAAAGATAAATTAAACTCATCCGCTTACTTTGTTTATATTCAACCCATCGAAGATTATCACTATTTTTGGCGACACACTTTACAATATACCGTCAGCAGTTTAATGCAAATCCCAGAAGGGGAAAAAGAATCACAACTAAAGTTATGGTTAAAAGGTTTACCAGTATTAAATTCCGCTAACTGGTTGGATAAATTATTAGGCGAAAAAACAGCTTTTATTCGTCATTTAAAAAATAGTTATCCTGCTGGAATTGTCGAAGCAAAAAAATTCTTTACTGCTTTATACCAGTTAACTACAGATAATTATGACTTAGCCTGTGAATGGTTAGCAGGAGAAGATTTAGACGAAGAAGACTTACAAATTTTAGGATTAAATAAATCTATTGATAATGAAAAACTAGCTAGAGGAATTTTAAGTAATTTTGGCAGAATTACCGATGCCAGTAAACCAATTATTATTTGTTTTGACCAAATTGAAAGAGCTTTTAGTAATGTTTTCAACGCTAACACAATTTTTCATAATGAACGTTTAGTCAATTTTTTAGTTTTAATTAGCATTACCCAAGAAAATTGGCAAACCTATAAAAGAACCATGGTTCAATCAGATTTAGCTCGTATTAATAAAAATATTTTTCTTGATGATATAACTATCGCAGAAGCCGAAAAATTATGGATAAATCGCCTCAAACCTCTCCATCTTCAATGTCATCCTCAACCAAATTCTGCTATTTATCCTTTGGAGAAAAAAATATTAGCCGACAATGCTTTAGGAGAAAGAATAAATCTGAGAAATGCCTTAAATTTAGGCGGTAAATTCTTTGCTGAATATATAGATAAAATAAAAAAAATCCCCCCACCACCTCCAAATAAAAAGCGTCCAGATTTTTTGAACAAATGGGAGCAAGTCTTTGCAGAAAATCAACAAGAAACTCAAAAGTTAAGCATTATTTTAGATTATAGCGATGAAGAATTTTTAGAAATGTTTAGATATGTTTTAGAATGTCTGGGAGTAGAAAATATTAACTTTCAATTTTTGTCAGGTAAAAATTTATCAAAAGGATTTACTTTTACTTGTCCGAAAACAGGTATGAAGAAAGGTTTTATTATTAATAATACTCGTAGCGGAAATAGTTTTACTGCTTTCATGAAACAATGTGAAGAAGTGATTAATAAAAATAGATGTCAGCAATTAATTCTTATTAGAAATGTTGACACACCAAAAACAGGAAAAGGTGCAGAAATTTATCAAACTCTATTTCAACCTGTTTCTAAGAAATGTATTCACCATAAGCTAAATTTAGAAGATTTACATTACCTTTTTACTTATAAAAAATTATATAAGTACTCAATATCAGGAGATTTAAATGTTAATTTTAAGCCTATTTTAAGACAAGAATTATTATCAGATATGCTCAGATATAAAATATTAAACAATTGTTCAATTTTAAAGAGCTTAGGTTTAGTTAAACATTCTCCTGAGATAAATATTTTTGAGAAAAAGTTGATAAATCTATTACAGCATAAAAACGCAACAAGTTTTCCAGAAATTCACGATAACATCAAAGAAGATATTGATTTTTGTGATTGTTTTATTCCTCCTTATTTTTTTCGTAATATCATTTTAAGTCTGTATAAAAATAAATCAATTATTAATATTGTTAACCCTAAAGATACATATACTCAATGGAATATTTCACTCTTAAATTAG
- a CDS encoding mechanosensitive ion channel family protein gives MMSFLNWQLLSSFLIPFLTVLLVGLIGFVIENRLQKFRQNLELQPDKFLGKYSFIIKSFRGVILTWSIVGAIALVLPSISIPSTLNILIEKILIVIALTMGTILVSRLAVNLIQLYSLENETAVSLTSLFEYLTKVLIFSIGFLIIIQSIGIKITALITAFGIGSLSIGLAFQNTLSNLISGVNIIVSRKIRPGDYIQLKDGEEGYVQDVELKYTLIKDIYNNIIVIPNAKIIDASFKNYTLDSSSILITIKIGVSYDSNLEKVEKVTLKVAKYVLENIEGGDKEFEPFLRYENFDYFAINLTVYLKINEYFDKFIITHEFMKAIHHKYQEENITMAYPLKYYGASGEIMNNNSQ, from the coding sequence ATGATGTCGTTTTTAAATTGGCAATTATTATCTAGTTTTTTAATTCCCTTTTTAACTGTTTTATTAGTAGGATTAATTGGTTTTGTTATAGAGAATAGATTACAAAAATTTAGACAAAATTTAGAATTACAACCTGACAAGTTTTTAGGGAAATATTCTTTTATTATTAAGTCTTTTAGAGGGGTTATTTTAACTTGGTCTATTGTAGGTGCGATCGCACTTGTACTGCCTAGTATTAGTATTCCATCAACCCTAAATATTCTCATTGAAAAGATATTAATAGTTATTGCTTTAACCATGGGAACTATATTAGTTTCCCGTTTGGCAGTTAATTTAATTCAACTTTATAGCCTAGAAAATGAGACTGCTGTTTCATTAACTTCTTTATTTGAATATTTAACAAAAGTTCTTATTTTTAGTATTGGTTTTTTAATAATTATCCAATCTATTGGTATCAAAATTACAGCTTTAATTACTGCTTTTGGGATTGGTAGTTTATCTATTGGTTTAGCTTTTCAAAACACTTTAAGTAATCTTATTTCAGGGGTTAATATTATTGTTTCTCGAAAAATTAGACCGGGAGATTATATTCAACTAAAAGATGGAGAAGAAGGATATGTGCAGGATGTGGAATTAAAATATACTCTTATTAAAGATATTTATAATAATATAATTGTTATTCCTAATGCTAAAATTATTGATGCCAGTTTTAAAAATTATACTTTAGATAGTTCCTCCATTTTAATAACAATAAAAATTGGAGTTAGTTACGATAGTAATTTAGAAAAAGTTGAAAAAGTTACCCTAAAAGTTGCCAAATATGTTTTAGAAAATATTGAAGGAGGAGATAAAGAATTTGAGCCTTTTTTGAGATATGAAAATTTTGACTATTTTGCTATCAATTTAACGGTATATTTAAAGATAAATGAGTACTTTGATAAGTTTATCATTACCCATGAATTTATGAAGGCAATTCATCACAAATATCAAGAAGAAAATATCACTATGGCTTATCCACTAAAATATTATGGAGCTTCTGGAGAAATTATGAATAATAATAGTCAATAA
- the psaK gene encoding photosystem I reaction center subunit PsaK, with the protein MYLNSLLATAVPTTLEWNLNVGLTMIVCNIVAIAFAKYTMKEPGAGPKLPGEAFFGGMGLPALLATTSFGHLLGAGVILGLASLGAL; encoded by the coding sequence TTGTATCTCAATTCTTTACTTGCTACTGCTGTTCCTACTACCTTAGAATGGAATTTGAATGTAGGATTAACCATGATTGTTTGTAATATAGTTGCGATCGCATTTGCTAAATATACCATGAAAGAACCCGGTGCAGGTCCTAAATTACCCGGAGAAGCATTTTTTGGTGGTATGGGATTACCTGCTTTATTAGCAACTACTAGCTTTGGACATTTACTCGGTGCTGGAGTTATTCTTGGTTTAGCGAGTTTAGGTGCATTGTAA
- the miaA gene encoding tRNA (adenosine(37)-N6)-dimethylallyltransferase MiaA: MDQKLIVICGATASGKSALALEIAQKLDTLIISADSRQIYHDFDIGTAKPSSLEQKLVSHYLIDICHPQEVLTVAQYQSYAQDIIKKSSSIPLMVGGTGLYIKSVTRGLKIPPVAPQAKLRSQLETYSQQERYAFLQKIDPTSCKKIHPNDDTRTIRALEVYYVTGKTISAQQGENPPSYPILHLGLYCEREFLRQRIATRTKKMLEMGLVEETEFLISKYGIDLPLLNTLGYAEIKQYLQGEISLSEAQDLIVTHTCQFAKRQQTWFNGYPEIVWLDVSSSQLVTNAWEKIDPFIHKKY, from the coding sequence ATAGATCAAAAACTAATTGTAATTTGTGGAGCGACAGCATCAGGAAAATCCGCTCTAGCCCTTGAAATAGCCCAAAAACTAGACACATTGATTATCAGTGCCGATTCTCGCCAAATATATCATGATTTCGACATTGGTACAGCCAAACCCTCCTCCCTAGAACAAAAATTAGTATCACACTATTTAATTGATATTTGTCATCCCCAAGAAGTCTTGACCGTTGCTCAGTATCAAAGTTATGCTCAAGATATAATCAAAAAATCAAGCTCTATTCCTTTAATGGTAGGAGGTACAGGATTATATATAAAATCCGTCACGAGAGGGTTAAAAATACCTCCTGTTGCCCCTCAAGCAAAATTGCGATCGCAACTTGAAACCTATAGTCAACAAGAAAGATACGCTTTTTTACAAAAAATTGACCCCACTTCTTGCAAAAAAATACATCCTAATGACGATACAAGAACAATTAGAGCATTAGAGGTATATTATGTCACGGGAAAGACCATATCCGCACAACAGGGGGAAAATCCCCCATCTTACCCAATTTTACATCTAGGCTTATACTGTGAAAGAGAATTTTTGCGCCAAAGAATCGCCACCCGCACAAAAAAAATGCTAGAAATGGGTTTAGTAGAAGAAACAGAATTCTTAATTAGTAAATATGGTATTGATTTACCCTTATTAAATACTTTAGGATATGCAGAAATTAAACAATATTTGCAAGGAGAAATTAGTTTATCAGAGGCACAAGATTTAATTGTTACTCATACCTGTCAATTTGCGAAAAGACAACAAACTTGGTTTAATGGCTATCCTGAAATAGTCTGGTTAGATGTAAGTTCTTCCCAATTAGTAACAAATGCTTGGGAAAAAATCGATCCATTTATCCATAAAAAATATTAA